The following proteins are encoded in a genomic region of Gouania willdenowi chromosome 6, fGouWil2.1, whole genome shotgun sequence:
- the bcat1 gene encoding LOW QUALITY PROTEIN: branched-chain-amino-acid aminotransferase, cytosolic (The sequence of the model RefSeq protein was modified relative to this genomic sequence to represent the inferred CDS: substituted 2 bases at 2 genomic stop codons) → MEAADLLVQLSSCLSIKPDVAEFGTVFTDHMLVIEWSLNEGWKAPLIKPFGDLSLHPACSSLHYGIQVHETHHRQIXKKKKKKKKIQXPQIIIIKSSSFMLFCLSAKRACLPAFDKSELLECIRRLIELDQDWVPHSDSASLYVRPTFISTEPSLGVKKPSQALLYVLLCQAGSYFNTNTETLSLWADPKNIRAWRGGTGDCKIGGNYGCSLFALYEAMNYGCQQVLWLYGDDNQITEGGTMNIFLHWINEDGDEELATPPLDGLILPGVTRQSILELTTGWGEFKVTERYLTMSQLCSALEQQRVKEMFGSGTAVTVCPIGRIVYMGEDLQIPSHNQHLQLTSRITKELTDIQRGRTTSNWTYLV, encoded by the exons atggag GCAGCTGATCTGCTTGTCCAGCTGTCCTCTTGCCTAAGCATAAAACCGGATGTGGCTGAGTTTGGGACCGTGTTCACTGACCACATGCTGGTCATAGAGTGGAGTCTGAACGAGGGCTGGAAGGCTCCACTCATCAAGCCCTTTGGGGACCTGTCCCTCCACCCTGCTTGCTCATCACTGCACTATGGCATACAGGTACATGAAACACACCATcgtcagatttaaaaaaaaaaaaaaaaaaaaaaaaaaattcaatagcCTCAGAtaata aTTATAAAAAGTTCCTCTTTCATGTTATTTTGTCTTTCTGCAAAGAGAGCTTGTCTCCCT GCCTTTGATAAGTCAGAGCTCCTAGAGTGTATCAGGAGGCTGATCGAGCTGGACCAGGACTGGGTTCCACACTCAGACTCAGCCAGTCTATATGTCAGACCAACATTTATAAGCACTGAG CCCTCTCTGGGTGTGAAGAAGCCATCCCAAGCATTGCTGTATGTCCTTTTGTGCCAAGCTGGCTCCTACTTCAACACCAACACTGAGACACTCTCTCTGTGGGCTGATCCAAAGAACATCCGAGCCTGGAGAGGAGGCACAGGAGACTGTAAGATAGGAGG AAACTACGGATGTTCTCTGTTTGCCCTGTATGAAGCAATGAATTATGGGTGTCAGCAGGTTCTTTGGCTGTATGGAGATGATAATCAGATTACTGAAGGTGGAACTATGAACATCTTCTTACATTGGATCAATGAAGATGGAG ACGAAGAACTTGCAACTCCGCCTCTAGATGGTCTCATTCTTCCTGGTGTTACTCGACAGAGCATCCTAGAACTGACCACAGGATGG GGCGAGTTCAAAGTGACTGAGCGTTATCTCACAATGAGTCAACTTTGCTCAGCCCTGGAACAGCAAAGGGTTAAAGAGATGTTTGGCTCTGGCACTGCTGTCACAGTGTGTCCTATAGGACGCATTGTCTACATGGGGGAA GATTTGCAAATTCCAAGTCACAATCAACACCTGCAGTTGACTTCCAGGATTACAAAAGAGCTCACAGATATTCAG CGTGGACGTACAACCAGCAACTGGACATACCTGGTGTAA